A window of Corallococcus macrosporus DSM 14697 contains these coding sequences:
- a CDS encoding imelysin family protein has translation MNSESSRPHSALRASAIALVVPALLSLSACKSDKPAPPDAGAPDDTVAATRAALLEASGACVLQTAREFQTAAAALDDAVKAHAATPDATTRDAARAAYHAAMDVWQVAEVMQFGPAAPRSVPGGAEHRDNIYSWPLVSRCAVEEQVVNRSYASESFETSLVSRRGLYALEYLLFFEGNDTACPGTSAIVSQGTWAALSEDERAARKRAYAAVVAADVHRRADALVSAWAADQGNFTQTLTTAGSGNDVYPSTQAALNAMSDAIFYLEREVKDLKLARPLGMRECATSTCPEHLESQFAARSKTNLRANLVGYRRLTEGCGEDFSGTGFDDLLEASGADALAARLRERNAAAAAGIEALPGEDVATLLAQDKAAVRTLYDAVKGVTDVLKTELVTVLDLELPQSVEGDND, from the coding sequence ATGAACTCCGAGTCGTCACGCCCCCACTCCGCCCTTCGCGCGAGCGCCATCGCGCTCGTGGTTCCCGCGCTCCTCTCGCTGTCCGCGTGCAAGTCGGACAAACCGGCGCCACCGGACGCGGGCGCGCCCGACGACACCGTGGCCGCGACGCGGGCCGCGCTGCTGGAAGCGTCCGGCGCCTGCGTCCTGCAGACGGCGCGTGAATTCCAGACGGCGGCCGCCGCGCTGGACGACGCCGTCAAGGCGCACGCGGCCACGCCGGACGCCACCACGCGGGACGCCGCGCGCGCGGCCTACCACGCGGCCATGGACGTATGGCAGGTGGCGGAGGTGATGCAGTTCGGGCCCGCGGCGCCTCGCAGCGTGCCGGGTGGCGCGGAGCATCGCGACAACATCTATTCGTGGCCGCTGGTCAGCCGGTGCGCCGTCGAGGAGCAGGTCGTCAACCGCAGCTACGCGTCGGAGTCCTTCGAGACGTCGCTGGTGAGCCGCCGCGGCCTGTACGCGCTGGAGTACCTGCTCTTCTTCGAGGGCAACGACACCGCCTGCCCCGGCACCTCCGCCATCGTGTCCCAGGGCACGTGGGCGGCGCTGTCCGAGGACGAGCGGGCCGCGCGCAAGCGGGCGTACGCCGCCGTGGTGGCCGCCGACGTCCACCGCCGCGCGGACGCGCTGGTGAGCGCGTGGGCCGCCGACCAGGGCAACTTCACCCAGACGCTGACGACGGCCGGCTCCGGCAACGACGTGTACCCCTCCACGCAGGCGGCGCTGAACGCCATGAGCGACGCCATCTTCTACCTCGAGCGCGAGGTGAAGGACCTCAAGCTGGCGCGCCCGCTGGGGATGCGTGAGTGCGCCACGTCCACCTGCCCCGAGCACCTGGAGTCGCAGTTCGCGGCGCGCTCGAAGACGAACCTCCGCGCCAACCTGGTGGGCTACCGCCGCCTCACGGAGGGCTGCGGCGAGGACTTCTCCGGCACCGGCTTCGACGACCTGCTGGAGGCCTCGGGCGCGGACGCCCTGGCGGCCAGGCTGCGCGAGCGCAACGCGGCGGCGGCGGCGGGCATCGAGGCCCTCCCGGGCGAGGACGTGGCGACCCTCCTGGCCCAGGACAAGGCCGCGGTGCGGACCCTGTACGACGCCGTCAAGGGCGTGACGGACGTCCTCAAGACGGAGCTCGTCACCGTGCTGGACCTGGAGCTGCCCCAGTCCGTCGAGGGGGACAATGACTGA
- a CDS encoding cell envelope biogenesis protein TolA, with product MLVLVLALAVGLAISLYFNLFAGPKHAALPSSAASSSPRAELVTDTQARAKAEAELQRKQKELDEQRSQLQDVKEQLKQAKRKLYEQKESDKGAQELAKARAEVERSASTQLERTREELSHALVENQRLKSELESKGRRPQPAPAAPAPTAAPAQVAAPAQEGEAVVAAVVPVVATTTEAAPQERRQRVYRELNDADREKMERLEQAATKDRNRAAELEKELRRVKGRNETQQRVYAATKHDLDLSRDKYKALEKRLNRTLLERDLLRRAIKDLEKKTGMLADRTELTPEEVAASDQRTEETSRVRAEDEGQATKAEAPADTEQQAPESAPADAETKPAQA from the coding sequence GTGCTGGTCCTGGTCCTCGCCCTTGCTGTCGGGCTCGCCATCTCGCTCTATTTCAATCTCTTCGCCGGCCCCAAGCACGCCGCGCTCCCCTCGTCGGCCGCGTCGTCGTCGCCCCGCGCCGAGCTGGTGACGGACACCCAGGCGCGCGCCAAGGCCGAGGCGGAGCTCCAGCGCAAGCAGAAGGAGCTGGATGAGCAGCGCTCTCAACTTCAGGACGTGAAGGAGCAGCTCAAGCAGGCCAAGCGGAAGCTGTACGAGCAGAAGGAATCCGACAAGGGCGCGCAGGAGCTGGCCAAGGCGCGCGCCGAGGTGGAGCGCAGCGCCTCCACGCAGCTCGAGCGGACCCGCGAGGAGCTGTCCCACGCGCTGGTGGAGAACCAGCGGCTGAAGTCGGAGCTGGAGTCCAAGGGCCGCCGGCCGCAGCCCGCGCCGGCCGCGCCCGCTCCCACCGCCGCGCCCGCGCAGGTCGCCGCGCCCGCCCAGGAGGGTGAGGCCGTCGTCGCCGCGGTGGTGCCCGTGGTGGCCACGACGACGGAGGCGGCGCCGCAGGAGCGCCGCCAGCGCGTGTACCGCGAGCTGAACGACGCGGACCGCGAGAAGATGGAGCGGCTGGAGCAGGCCGCCACCAAGGACCGCAACCGCGCGGCGGAGCTGGAGAAGGAGCTGCGCCGGGTGAAGGGCCGCAACGAGACGCAGCAGCGCGTCTACGCCGCCACCAAGCACGACCTGGACCTGAGCCGCGACAAGTACAAGGCCTTGGAGAAGCGCCTCAACCGCACGCTCCTGGAGCGCGACCTGCTCCGCCGGGCCATCAAGGACCTGGAGAAGAAGACGGGCATGCTCGCCGACCGCACGGAGCTGACGCCCGAGGAGGTCGCCGCCAGCGACCAGCGCACCGAGGAGACCTCGCGCGTGCGCGCCGAGGACGAGGGCCAGGCCACCAAGGCGGAGGCCCCGGCCGACACCGAGCAGCAGGCCCCCGAGAGCGCCCCGGCCGACGCCGAGACGAAGCCCGCGCAGGCCTGA
- a CDS encoding HTTM domain-containing protein: protein MTEVAPGARSASARLWQALLAPRDLAALVAFRVALGLLVTVSAVRFLAYGWVDVLFTGPRFHFTYWGFGWVPALPAPWMHAVFAALAVLGLCMAAGLFYRVAVALLFVTFTYVQLVDVSNYLNHYYLVSLLLGLMLFVPAHRGFSVDAWRTPALRSDWLPAWCTWLLRFQVGVVYVFAGLAKLTSDWLVHAQPLNIWLSARTSLPVVGPLLAERWVAYAAAWSGFLFDTFIVACLLTRKLRPFAYVVVIGFHAATSALFPIGMFPVIMVTGALVFFEPSWPRRLFQGLRTRFARVAAAAEPPAEPASPLAPGAPGWKARAALGLAVAYAVVQVAVPLRTHLYGGNVLWHEQGMRFSWRVMAREKNGSVTFIVRDPASDREWHVTPTQYLTRLQEREMSVQPDLILQLARHIARDFEARGKGRVQVHVDALVSLNGRPAERLVDPDVDLAQEVDGLAPKRWIRPAPDTPPVRLRSPLRGATAERL, encoded by the coding sequence ATGACTGAGGTGGCGCCAGGCGCGCGTTCCGCCTCCGCACGCCTCTGGCAAGCGCTGCTGGCGCCGCGAGACCTCGCGGCGCTGGTGGCGTTCCGCGTGGCGCTCGGGCTGCTCGTCACCGTGTCAGCGGTCCGGTTCCTCGCCTACGGCTGGGTGGACGTGCTGTTCACCGGCCCCCGCTTCCACTTCACCTACTGGGGCTTCGGCTGGGTGCCCGCGCTGCCGGCGCCCTGGATGCACGCCGTCTTCGCGGCGCTCGCGGTGCTCGGGCTCTGCATGGCGGCGGGCCTCTTCTACCGCGTGGCGGTGGCGCTGCTGTTCGTCACCTTCACCTACGTCCAGCTCGTGGACGTCAGCAACTACCTCAACCACTACTACCTGGTGAGCCTGCTGCTGGGGCTGATGCTCTTCGTCCCGGCCCATCGCGGCTTCTCCGTGGATGCGTGGCGCACCCCGGCGCTGCGGAGCGACTGGCTGCCGGCGTGGTGTACGTGGTTGCTGCGCTTCCAGGTCGGCGTGGTCTACGTGTTCGCCGGACTGGCGAAGCTCACCAGCGACTGGCTGGTGCATGCCCAGCCGCTCAACATCTGGCTGTCGGCGCGGACGAGCCTCCCCGTGGTGGGGCCGCTGCTCGCCGAGCGCTGGGTGGCCTACGCGGCGGCGTGGTCGGGCTTCCTGTTCGACACCTTCATCGTCGCCTGCCTCCTCACGCGGAAGCTGCGGCCCTTCGCCTACGTCGTCGTCATCGGGTTCCACGCGGCCACCTCCGCGCTGTTCCCCATCGGGATGTTCCCCGTCATCATGGTCACCGGCGCGCTCGTGTTCTTCGAGCCGTCCTGGCCACGGCGCCTGTTCCAGGGGCTGCGCACCCGCTTCGCCCGGGTGGCCGCCGCGGCCGAGCCGCCCGCTGAACCGGCCTCGCCCCTGGCACCGGGAGCCCCCGGCTGGAAGGCCCGGGCGGCCCTGGGACTGGCCGTGGCCTACGCCGTCGTCCAGGTCGCCGTGCCCCTCCGGACGCACCTGTATGGTGGCAACGTGCTGTGGCACGAGCAGGGCATGCGCTTCTCGTGGCGGGTGATGGCGCGCGAGAAGAACGGCAGCGTGACGTTCATCGTCCGCGACCCGGCGTCGGACCGGGAGTGGCACGTCACGCCCACCCAGTACCTCACCCGCCTCCAGGAGCGGGAGATGTCGGTGCAGCCGGACCTCATCCTCCAGCTCGCGCGGCACATCGCCCGGGACTTCGAGGCACGGGGCAAGGGCCGGGTCCAGGTGCACGTCGACGCCCTGGTGTCGCTCAACGGCCGGCCCGCGGAGCGCCTGGTGGACCCCGACGTGGACCTCGCCCAGGAGGTGGACGGACTGGCGCCCAAGCGGTGGATCCGCCCCGCGCCGGACACGCCGCCCGTCCGCCTGCGCTCTCCGCTCCGCGGGGCCACGGCCGAGCGGCTGTAG
- a CDS encoding MarR family winged helix-turn-helix transcriptional regulator, with protein MASLRRAIRRLLTERLGEQTSRPFMQLLALQSIADGVRSQAAIAERLLVDAPAVSRLVGRLEEDGLVKRGPSEDRRCSRLELSPAGHAELGVLRDALVWTDRELLRHLTAPEMAELKRLMEKLLTGLVQARGPLPVDGCGGPPEA; from the coding sequence ATGGCCTCGCTGCGTCGCGCCATCCGCCGTCTGCTGACCGAGCGGCTCGGCGAGCAGACCAGTCGACCTTTCATGCAGTTGCTGGCGCTGCAGTCCATCGCGGACGGTGTGCGCAGCCAGGCCGCCATCGCGGAGCGGCTGCTCGTGGACGCCCCCGCGGTGAGCCGGCTCGTGGGCCGCCTGGAGGAGGACGGGCTGGTGAAGCGCGGCCCCTCCGAGGACCGCCGCTGCTCCCGCCTGGAGCTGTCTCCGGCCGGCCACGCCGAGCTGGGGGTGCTGCGTGACGCCCTGGTGTGGACGGACAGGGAGCTGCTGCGTCACCTCACGGCGCCGGAGATGGCGGAGCTCAAGCGGCTGATGGAGAAGCTGCTGACGGGGCTCGTCCAGGCCCGGGGCCCGCTGCCGGTGGACGGCTGCGGCGGCCCGCCCGAGGCGTGA
- a CDS encoding zinc metalloprotease HtpX, protein MALNPPHDASGPRAGRPALHGGGGWHRLGNALKTTVLLAGLTALVLVIGDRLGGARGLLFAGLFAVVMNFGSYWFSDRIALAIHGAKPLPREQAPWLHELVERLCARAGMPKPKVYLLPTAAPNAFATGRNPSHAAIAVTAGLLELLDRRELEGVLAHELGHVLNRDTLIGTVAATLAGIISYAAQMLFWFGGSMLSRGDDDERGGLGSAFANLGLLLVAPIAATLLQLAVSRSREYGADQTGAELAGDPDALANALLKLERGAEAIPYDKAPATSHLFIVNPLHHGGVMALFSTHPPIPERVRRLRELGARMGARSGGRGGWAYAY, encoded by the coding sequence ATGGCGCTCAACCCTCCCCACGACGCATCCGGCCCTCGCGCGGGCCGACCGGCGCTGCACGGCGGCGGCGGTTGGCACCGGCTGGGCAACGCGCTCAAGACGACGGTGCTGCTGGCCGGACTCACGGCGCTGGTGCTCGTCATCGGCGACCGGCTGGGCGGAGCGCGGGGCCTGCTCTTCGCAGGCCTCTTCGCGGTGGTGATGAACTTCGGCTCGTACTGGTTCAGCGACCGGATTGCCCTGGCCATCCATGGCGCGAAGCCGCTGCCCCGTGAGCAGGCGCCCTGGCTCCATGAGCTGGTGGAGCGGCTGTGCGCCCGTGCGGGCATGCCCAAGCCCAAGGTCTACCTCCTGCCCACCGCGGCCCCCAACGCGTTCGCCACCGGCCGCAACCCGAGCCACGCGGCCATCGCGGTGACCGCCGGCCTCCTGGAGCTGCTCGACCGGCGCGAGCTGGAGGGCGTGCTGGCCCACGAGCTGGGCCATGTGCTCAACCGGGATACCCTCATCGGCACCGTGGCGGCGACGCTGGCCGGCATCATCAGCTACGCCGCGCAGATGCTCTTCTGGTTCGGCGGCTCCATGCTCAGCCGGGGCGACGACGACGAGCGCGGCGGCCTGGGCAGCGCCTTCGCCAACCTGGGCCTGCTGCTGGTGGCCCCCATCGCCGCCACCCTGCTCCAGCTCGCGGTCAGCCGCTCCCGGGAGTACGGGGCCGACCAGACGGGCGCCGAGCTGGCGGGCGACCCGGACGCGCTCGCCAACGCCCTGCTGAAGCTGGAGCGCGGCGCCGAGGCCATCCCCTACGACAAGGCCCCCGCCACCTCCCACCTCTTCATCGTCAACCCGCTCCACCACGGCGGCGTCATGGCGCTGTTCTCCACCCACCCGCCCATCCCCGAACGGGTGCGCCGGCTGCGGGAGCTGGGAGCCCGCATGGGCGCCCGGAGCGGCGGGCGCGGCGGCTGGGCGTACGCGTACTGA